ACGAAGATGACAAAGTTAGACGCCTCAGGGCTCGAAGCCTTAAGGTCACTCCAAGGCAGATTCGTGACAGCTTGGGCATCCGCCTCAAATATTCCTTCGGGCTGGAATACAGCAACGATTCCAACAACCAACCATAGCATCCCAACAGCTAGTAATATCACCCATGCATATCTTTCATATACTCTTCCCCTCATGTCACAACACCAATTCTTGTTCTGACATTTTCAGCTGATCCGAACAGTTTTTTGTATAGATAACCAACAACTATTCCAAAAACGAGAAACCTTGGCACGTTAAGCAGTACTCCAACGAGGAAGTAATACGAGGCGTCGCTTGTTCTTAATGCTGCGGGAACCTCGATTACGAGTAGCAGAATTACAAGTGCGATGAAGCTAAGGATTAACGATTTCAAGATCGGATTCTTTGTTGGAATCTTGCAGTAAAATCGGACCAAGATATAGCTGATGATGCCTGCCATAATCAAGCCAATGATAAGTCCACCAATCCAGACTAATTGGATGCTGGCAATTGACTCTGCAACTCTGTAATCGGCAGCGGTGGGAGTTAAAGAAATTGCGAGGGTGGCTGCCCAGAAGGCTAAGCCGCCCGCGAGAGCTAATGTTAGCGTCTTCCTGTAAATCCCAGATGACATTTGGCGCTTCCCTTCAGTGGGGGTTGTCATCTTATTTCTGTTCCTTGACAGCCATAATCAAAAGCCATGCTGTGAGAGCAATTTCGGCAATGAAGCTGATTGCATTTCCTGGATACCGTAATATTTCATAGTTGGGGAGAAGGAAACCCTGTAAAAACCAACTCATATTACCGAAGAAATCGAGGATTATCAGTAAGCCTAACCATTTAGGAAGGAAGCGCGATTTGTAAACTAAGTAGCCAAGGGGAAGTAGCCAAGCGCTAAAAAATATCTGTGTGAGTAGAAAACCATTTGTGTATAAATCGAGAGAGGACATTGCCAGGGCTTGCAGTTGACCTGTTTGAAATACGCTTAAGTAGTTAGCGCCGCTCAAAAACTGAAGGGCTGCAAATAGATTTAGCGCATTAAGGCACTCTATGGCAA
This genomic interval from Candidatus Bathyarchaeota archaeon contains the following:
- a CDS encoding DUF4386 domain-containing protein gives rise to the protein MTNQVADLSPRKTARMAGLFYLIFILTTVLATYIRDNIIVSGDAAATANNILSSQGLFRVGFITELVSATFFVLAAWALYVLLKPVNKNLALLFLLLNLGGVAIECLNALNLFAALQFLSGANYLSVFQTGQLQALAMSSLDLYTNGFLLTQIFFSAWLLPLGYLVYKSRFLPKWLGLLIILDFFGNMSWFLQGFLLPNYEILRYPGNAISFIAEIALTAWLLIMAVKEQK